The nucleotide sequence CACCGAACGAATCGTGGGTGACCAACGTGACGCTGCCGCCCGACGCGGCCGGGGAACTGCCGGACGCGGCCGGGGTGCTGGTCGCCACGCCGACCCCCGCCGTTGCGGTCGACCCGCAGGCCGCGACGAGCGTGAGCAGCGCGGTCATCACGAGCGGGTACCGCCACGCTCGTGTGGTGTGGTTCCTCATCGGTGCCTCTCCCTTTTCAGGTGCAGGCACGGGCGGCAGCGAGAGCGACGTTCCTGCGCCGGCATGATCCGGATCAGGTTCGACGGTCAGGGACTTCGTGTCCCTCTCTCAGCCCGGCGCACCGGACTCCCGTGTCGATTCCGGAGTCTACGAGATGACGGCCGCGGGCGCCGCCACGTGACGGCGGGAACGACTCACCAGGGCGATGACGGCCAGCGTGATCATCCCGAGCACCGCGTACAGAGCCCCCGCCCACGACTGCCACCCGGGCCGGGAATCCACCGGCACCTTGCCCTGCACGACGACCAGCACCGGGATCAGGTAGCTGTAGGTCGCCGCGCACCAGAGGATCACCAGCGCCCGCACCGCCCGCTGGGCCCGCACCGGCCCGAACACCCCCCAGACCAGCAACGGGACCACCCAGATCCAGTGGTGCGACCACGAGATCGGCGACACCAGCAGGCCGACGAACTGGACCGCCAGCAGCGAGGCGGTCCGGTCGCCCGCTCGCAGCGCACACCCGGCCGCCCAGACGCCCAGGGCCACCGTGACCGCGCAGGCCACCAGCCACGCGGAACTCACGTCGTGGCCGGCGAACCGGGACAGCGCACCGCGCCACGACTGGTTGATCGCCGAGAAGACGGCCCCGGTGCGGCTCGGATCCAGGATGAGTCCGGTGAAGTAGCGCCACGTCTCGTGCGGGATCACCGCCAGCATCAGCGCGATCGTGGCCAGGAAGAACCCCACGGACCAGGCCAGCGCCGCGAACCGTCGTTGCAGGATCAGATACAGACCCGTCACGGCCGGGATCAGTTTGATGCCGGCGGCCAGACCGATGCCGGCGCCCGTCGTCCAGTCCCTGGCCGACACCGCGGCGCCGAGCACCAGCACCGCCAGGAACAGGTTGATCTGGCCGTAGCCGACCGTGGTGCTGACCGGTTCCAGCCAGAACGCCAGAGCCGTGCCGACGACCAGGATCCCCCGCAGCGGCTCGACGGGCGCAGACGCACCGCGGCCGGCCCGACCCAGCAGCCGCAGGGTCAGATAGATGACGACCGGGATCGACACGAGCATGCCCACCTGCCACAGCACCCGCGTCAGCACCCACGGGAGCCAGGACAGCGGCTCGAAGACCAGGGCCGAGAACGGCGGGTAGGTGAACGGCAGCTGCGAGGCGCCGGACAGGAAGTCGTAGAGCGTTCCGTCGGTCAGGTGCCGTGCACCCTCGACGTAGACCTTCAGGTCGATCATGTTGAACGGGTCGGTCCCCAGCAGGGTGACCACGGCCCGCGAGAGCAGACTGACGGCCAGCAGCGCCCAGGGAGCCCATCGGGAGGCCACCAGAGCGGTGAACGGAGCGCGCAACACGGAGAACCTCGACCCTCGCCGGCATGGACGTCGCTGATCGTACGGGCGCGATACCGACCCACCGCGGCCACGATCAAACGGGGGCGCCGGTTCTCCACGTTACGATGGTCGGGCTTTCGACAGCGCCCGCGACACCCGCCGTCCGGCGGTCGACCCATCCCGAATCTGAGTGCAACGACGCTCGAGTCTCCCGACGAGGACACCTGTGGACATCGCTGCAACCGACCTGCGGGCACCTGGCGAGCCCCCGAGGGCCGCCCGCGGATGACTCGTCGGATCCCCCGATGGTTGGTGGCCGCGCTACCGGTACCCCTGTGGCTTCTGCTGCTCTACATCCTGTTCGCCCCGCTGCTCCGCGATCTGGGTGGGCCGCTGCCCGGTGGCGCCGACTCGATCCTGTACTCCTGGTACTTCAAGGACATCCAGGTCTCGCTCTGGAACGGCCGGAACCCGTTCTTCACCACCGCGATGAACGCGCCCACCGGACTGAACCTCATGTGGAACACGGCGATCGTCCTGCCCGCGTTCCTGATGACGCCGGTCACCGCCGCGCTCGGGGCCGGCACCTCGGTGGCGCTGCTGATGATCGCGGCCCCGCTCGCCGCCGCCGCGGTCTGCTACCGGGTGCTCTACCGGATGACCGGGAACCTGACGGCCGGGGCGGTCGGTGGCACCCTCTACGGCTTCGGCCCGTTCTACGCCGCGCAGCAGGGCCATGTGCATCTGACGCTCGGCGCGGTGTTCCTGCCGCTGATCCTGTCCCTGGGCTACCGGATGGTCGCCTCCGACGATCCGAGCTGGCGTCAGCTCGGCTGGCGTCTGGGCGTCGTCGTCGGCGTCACCATGCTGATCTCGGAGGAGATCGTCGCCATCGCTGCGATCGTGGCCCTGCTGTCGCTGGTCGTGCTCGCGCTGCGGTACCGGGATCGGGATCGGGATCGGACCAGGGTGCACAGAGCCAGGATCGCGAAGACGGCCGGGTGGGCCGCCGGTGTCGCCTTCGTCATCTGCGGCCCCTTCCTGCTGTACCAGTTCCTCGGACCGCTGGTGATCCGGCAGGGGTTCCACTCGAGCCTTGCGCTCGATCTGCTGTCCACCCTCCGGCCGGGCCAGAGCCTCTACTTCGCCACCGCCGCCGACGCCGCCGCGACCCGCCGGTTCCCGGCCGACGGTGTGGAGAACACCGGCTATCTCGGCCCCGTGCTGATCCTGGCGACCGTCCTGGCGTGCGTGGTGCTGCACCGGGCCGGGCAGCGGGCCCTCGTGTTCTGGTTGGTCTCGACCGGGGCGATCGCCTTCGGGCTGAGCCTGGGCACCTCGGTCAGGGTGAACGGGACCCAGACCTACCTTCCGACGCCGTGGTTCTTCCTCAGCCGGGTCCCCGTGCTGGAGACCGTGGTCCCGGCGCGTTTCAGCGTCGTCACGCTGCTGGTGGTCGCCACCGTCCTCGCCTTCGGCATCGCCGCGCTGCCGCGGTCGGCCGGCGACCGGACCCGGCAGCGGGTGCGGTGGGTGGCCGCGGTGCTCGTGGTCGTCGGCCTGGCGGCCTGCTGGCCGGCCGCCGGCAGCCGGGATCGCCTCCGGGTGGCCACCCCGCAGTTCTTCACCACCAGCGCGGTCGACGCGATCGGGCGGAACTCTGTCGTGCTGGCCCTTCCCCAGAGCCAGTCGCCCAACGGCGCCGCCGCCGTCATGAAGTGGCAGATCGACGCCGACCTGCGATTCTCCATCATCGGCGGCTACAGCTACTTCAGCCGGGACGGGCAGCCGCACTACGAGGGCGACATGCCCTCCTACGGAGCTCTTCTGCAGCAGATCGGGGTCACCGGCGTGGCGCCGACGGCTGCTCAGACCAGCACGGCCCGGCAGAGTCTCGCCGCCGGCGTCGGCGACTACGTGGTGGTCACCGACCAGGTCGCGCACCCGTCCGCCGTCGTCGACGCCCTTCCGGGCATCGCCGGATGTGCCCCGCAGCGGGTCAGCGACGTGTACCTGTGCAAGATCGTCAGATGACGTCGGCGCTCTCCCCGTCGGTGGCGACCTTGACGGCCGACCCCCATCCCTCGTTGGCCCGCATCCGCGACGCCGGTCCGATCGGTCGGGTGGAATCGATCGGCGGGTGGATGGTCGTCGGGCACGCCCTGGCCGTCCAGGTGATGCGCGACGCGGTGACGTTCACGGTGGACGATCCCCGGTTCACCACCGGCCGCGTCGTCGGCCCGAGCATGCTGTCCACCGACGGACCCGAGCACGCACGTCATCGGCAGCCGTTCCTGGCCCCGTTCACGCCCCGCTCGTCGCGGGCCTACTTCGAGGATTTCGTGGCACGGGAGTCGACCCGTCTGCTCTCCCTCACGGCGCCAACGGGTTCCGCCGAGTTCCGCACCGCGCTGGCGGCTCCGCTGGCGACGGCGTGCATGCAGTCGGCGCTCGGGTTGGAACGCATCCCGGTGGCCGAGCTGCTGGGCTGGTACGGCGACATCGTCCAGGCGGTGGCCGACATCACCGCGGGCGCCGCGCTTCCCGCATCGGGTCCGGCGGCCTACGCCTCGCTCGGTGCGGCCGTGCAGTCGACCATTGCCGAAGGGAAGGGCTTTCTTCGCGAGATTGCCTGCGCTGCCGGTGATCTGAGCATGGCCGAGTTGCTCTCGAACACCGCCGTGCTGCTCTTCGGCGGCATCGAGACCACCGAGGGCATGGTGTCGAACCTGCTGCTGCACCTGCTGTCCGACGCCGACGTGATGCAATCGGTCCGCGCCGACCCGGCCCAGCTGGACGCCGTGATCGAGGAATCCCTGCGCCTCGAACCGGCCGCCGCGGTGATCGATCGCTACGCCACGGCCGACGTATCGCTCGGTGGCGTGCACATGCGGCGCGGTGACCTGGTGGTCGTCTCGCTGGCCGGCGCCAACCGCGACCCGGCCGTGTTCGCCGACCCCGACCGGTTCGACCCGCACCGGCCGAACCTGGGTCGGCAGCTGTCGTTCGCGCAGGGCCCCCACGTGTGTCTCGGGCTCCACCTGGCCAGGTTGCAGGCCCGGCGTGCGGCCCTGGACGTCCTGGCCCTGCCGGGCGTGGCACTGGATGTGGACCGGACGACCCCGCCCTCCGGTCTGGTGTTCCGCAAGCCCTCCGCAGTCTGGGCCACCTGGTCGGTGTGATCCGGACGCCATGGCGGTGCAGCGGATCAGCGGGTGCGCTCGGTCGGCGTTCCCGACGGTCAACACCTCGGGCACGACGTCCGAGTGTCCGTAGCGGGTCGCACGCTTCGAGCACGCGCCATACTCGTCGGGTGAGCAACCCACACTGGACCGCGGACGACATACCCGACCAGACGGGCCGGACCGTCATCGTGACGGGGGCCAACAGCGGCCTTGGCCTGGCCGCGACCGGGGACCTGGCGCGGCGCGGCGCGCAGGTCATCCTCGGCGTGCGGAACGAGGCCAGAGGCCGGGCGGCAGTGGCGCAGATCCTCGCGGCCCAGCCCGGGGCGGCCCTCCAGGTGCGCGTCGTCGACCTGACCGACCTCGATTCGGTACGCACCTTCGCGGCCGGGCTGCACGCCGACGGCGTCGTCGTCGACATCCTGATCAACAACGCGGGCGTCATGATGCCGCCGCGCTCGCTGAGTGCTCAGGGCAACGAGACCCAGTTCGCCGGCAACCATCTCGGGCACTTCGCGCTGACCGGGCTGATCCTGGACCTGATCGGCGGGACCGATCCCAGGGTGGTGACGGTCAGCTCCACGCTGCACAGACGGGGATCCATCCACTTCGACGACCTGACGGGCGCGCAGTCGTATTCGCCCGCCGCCTTCTACTCCCAGTCGAAATTCGCCAACGTGCTCTTCGGCCTGGAACTGGATCGCCGCCTCCGTGCGGCGGGGTCGCCCATCCGCAGCCTGCTGGCCCATCCCGGCTACTCGGCCACGAACCTGCAGACGACCGGTCCGACCGGGCTGATGAAGTTCGCGGGCCGGATCGGCAATCTGGTGATGGCCCAGAACGTCGCGATGGGCGCGCTGCCCGAGCTCTACGCGGCAACCGCACCCGACGTCGCGGGTGGGCAGTTCTACGGGCCGGACGGCCGCGGCGAGACCAGGGGGTACCCGACGATCGTCCAGCCCACCCCTGCCGCCACCGACGTCGCCACCGCCCGACGGCTGTGGGACGTCTCGGAGGAACTCACCGGCGTCTCGTTCGACCTGCCGGTTCCCTCCGCCTGACGAAGGCGCATCGTGCCCGGCGATGCCCACCGACAGGGACCGACCGATGATCGTGCTCCACCGACGGAAGGATCCAGCCATGGCTGCAGTCGACTCGCTCACCAGGACGGCCAGCAGGATGCTGGCGGGCTCCGGGATCGATCTGGACCCGGTCTTCCCCGATGAGGTCGACGACGGCTTCCGCTGGGGCGTCGCGCGGCTCCCCCGTCCCGGTCAGGCCGCGAAGATCGAAGTGCTGGTAGGAGTTCCGACCAACGGCCGGTTCACCGCAGAGGATCTGGTGACGGCATTTCGGGAGGGGGCACAGGACCTCCTGGCACTGACGGCGGACGAAGACCTGGAGGTCGGCAGCTTCCGGTTCGAGATCTACTGAGACGCTGCGGCTGTCGACCGGTGCGTCACCACCGGTGCGACCACGGGATCACACCGGCCGGAGTGGCTGTGGCAGTGACAGTGGTTGCGGCAGTGACAGTGGCTGCAGCAGCGGGCGCGCGGCACGGCGCGGCTACTGCGGCAGGTTGTCCCTGGCCCACATCGCCGCGCTGGTGCGGTCGGCCACCCCGAGGCGGCGGAACACGTGGCCGGTGTGGACTTTCACGGTTCGCTCGGTGATCCCCAGCTCCCGACCGATCTGCCGGTTCGAGAGGCCCTTGGTGATCAACGTCAGCACCTGACGTTCCCGCACGCTGAGCGAGTCACCGGGTCTGGTCCGCGCCGCGGGCAACAGGGCCGATGCCACCCGCGGATCCAGGGGGGTGTGACCCTGGGCGGCCGAGCGGATTCCCGAGAGCAGCCCCCTCGGGTCGGAATCCTTGAGCAGGTAACCGATCGCGCCCGCCTCCAGAGCCAGCGCCACCCGATTCTGATCGTGGAACGAGGTGAGCACCACGATCCGGGTCCCCGGGCACGACGCGAGGACCCGGCGGGTGGCCTCCACTCCGTCGATCCCCGGCATGGAGAGGTCCATCAGCACGATGTCCGGCCGGAGTTCGACGGCCCGTTCGACCGCCTCTTCGCCTCCGGCGGCCACCCCGACCACCAACAGGTCAGGAGTGCTCTGGATCAGGCTGGCCATCCCGGTGCGGACCAGCGGATGGTCGTCGACGAGCAGGATCGAGACCGTCATCGGCGCAGCAACCGCAGTTGCCAGGTGGTGCCCGCTCCGGGGGTACTGGACAGCCGGAGATCGGCGCCGCCGTCGGCCGCCACGTCGGCCAGGACCCGCAGTCCGAAGTGCCCCTCCTCGGGGTGCGCCAGCGCCTGGTGCACGTCGAAACCCACTCCGTCGTCGGCGATCTCCAGGATCACTGATTTCCCATGTGCGAACGATGTCACCTGCACGCTCTGCGCCGCAGCGTGTTTGGCCACGTTGTTGAGGCACTCCTGGGTGACGCGGTAGATCAGGCGGTCTTCCACCGGCTCGAGACCGAGGTCGGGCGCCAGATCCAGGGACACGTCCAGCCCTCGCGATCGGAGGCTGGCCGCCAGATCCTCCAGCGCCGCAGGCAGCCCGGCTGACGCCAGGTTGGGTGGGTAGATCTCCACCAGCAGGGACCGTAGCCCGCCGATGCTGGTGCGGACCGTGCCGGCCGCGGACCGTAGGTCAGCGGCCAGCACCGGTCGTCCCTGGGCCGCAGCGAGTTCCGCGGCACCGGCGACCGCGAAGGAGGTGGCGACCAGATCCTGCACCACACCGTCATGCAGCGTGCCGGCGATGCGTCGCCGTTCCTGGGTGGAGGCGTCGACGGCCCGCTGCAGCAGCGACTCGCGTTGACGCTGCGCGCGGTTCAGTCGGTCCAGCAACCTCCACATGATCGGCAGCAGCAGCAGGACCAGCACCAGCAGGCTGCTCAGGGTGATCCCGGCAAAGCCCCGCCACAGTTCTCCACTGCGCGCGGTGACCTCGTCGTAGCGGAAGTAGGTCTCGAACAGCATCGGTCGACCGGACGAGGTCCACACCGGCCGATACACCTCGAGCAGCTTGACACTTGCTTTCTCGTAGATGTTCTCGGGCGCCTGGAGGTCGGAGACGTCCGCGCGCAGCTTCGGGTTGGAGAGCACGTCACGCTCGTCCGCCCCCAGCGGGAACGTCTGGCCGATCAACAGCGGTTCGTCGGAGTAGAGGATCCGGCCTTCCGGGTTCCAGATCTTGACGCGAACGATCGAGGTGCTGAGGACCTGCTCGCGGATCACCTTGCCGATGGCGGCCAGCGCGGCCGCGTCGCCGGTCAGCAGGCCGTCGGTGAGGACGGGCTGGACCACCGCCTCGGCCAGCAGGTCGGCCGTTTTCGCCGCATCGTTGACTGCTTCGGCCTCGGCCAGCCGCCGGGCGGCGACGACCCCGACGAGCGCCACCGCCAGGATCACGATGACTGCACCGACGATCACCTGGATGAAGATGCGGCGACGACGCAGTGGAGGATCGGGCGGCTCGGCACGGGCGGCGGCGATGCCGACCCATGTCGGCCGGGCCTCAATCTCGAACACGCTCATCGATGACCGGCACCGTCGTCCTTCCCACCGCGTCCGCTGTTGCCGCCCTGCCCGCTCCCGGAGGCAACTCCGCCATTGTCGCCCCTGGAAGCGCTCGCGCTACCCGATACCGAGGTCTTTCGGTCCTCCGTGCTCGTCACGGGGTGGCTCGTGGGGTCTTCGCCGGGTTCGATCGAATCCGTCGCCGTCGGGGTGGGGCGCATCGACCTGGTCTCGCGCGTGGCATCGACGGTACTGGTCGCCCGCTGACCGCCGTTGTCGTCTCCCGGCTCGACCGCTGTCCCGTGGTCGTCGCCCAGCTCAGCAGTCGAGGTGCCAGATGGCGTCACGTCGTCGTGCGAGCCCCGGCTTCCGGTCGAGGACGGGCTGCCGGTCGAGGAGGGGCTGCCGGTCGAGGACGGGCTGCCGGTCGAGGACGGGCCCGTGGTCTGCGAGCCGTGCGTCCGTGACGTCGCGGACGATCTCGTCGTCTGCGGGGTCGGAGCAAGGGTGATGGTGGTCTGCGTCGACGTGGCGGGGCCGGAAGTGTTCGTGGGATCCCTTCCGTGGTCGTCGGCGACCAGGATCGCGCTCGGCGGGATCCGGACCGGAACGCTCTGTCCGAACGAGGCGTTGCCGATCAGTCCCAGGGTCGCGGGTACCGCGGCGGCGAGGGTCAGTCCGGTGATCACGAGTGCACGCTTCATCTTGGGTCCCTTGTTCGAGGTGTCTGCTGGTGTACCTCTCCTTTCTTCCGCGCGGCTGGTAGGCCGGACAAGTGGACCTTGGTACTAGTACCGGGCAGCCGGTGGCAAGAGACGGCCCAGGCCTCGTCGACCGATGGTCCGGCCATCGGCCGGGTCCACATCAGAGATGGACGTCAGCTACCGATCACCATCCGGTCCGAGCTGCCACGGCCGAAGGTCTCCGGCGCGTAGACCTGCTCGGCCCGGGTCGGCGGGGCGACGAAGGCGCCGGCGGTGGTGGCCTGCGCCAGGTAGCTGTACTGGTAGACGCCGCCCGGCAGCGAGGTGGCGAAGGCTTCCGCGCGGTCGTCCCGCAGGTTCTGGTGGTCGTACCAGGTCGGATTCCAGGTCGCCGGCAGTGGACCGGAACCCGGCTGGCCCGCCTTCGGGTCGAGATCCGTTGGCGTGGTGGCAAGGTCGGGGTTCAGGATCTCCAGCCCGGCCGGTAGTGGATCGATCAGCGCGACGCGGGTCCGAGCGCTCCGGGACACCATCTCCAGTTGTACCTGGACCCGGGCCCCGGCCTTGATGTGCCACGTTCCGGTGGCGTCGCGGGTGACGTCAGCCGGATGGTCGACGGCCTGATAGGTACGGGAGACGACGAACCCGCGGTCGAGGGGTGTGATTTTCAGGTCCGAGGGAGCGGTCTGGATCCCCAGGCGGTAGTAGAGACGTCCGGTGCCGTCGTTCTGCAACGTCACGTCGTCATTCGCCGTTCCGACGAGTACCGCGGTCGGGATCGTCGCCGTCGCCCGCTCGGTGGTGTGCCCGTGGAACACGTGCTGCCCGGCAAACTTGTCCCCGAGCCACACGCCGGCCACAAAGTTGGCGCTCGTCCCTTCGAAGGCGTCGTAGAAGTGCCGCAGCGCCAGCAGGATGAACGCGTTCTCCTGGACGTTGGCCCAGCGCCCTTCGGTCTGTCCAGCCATCAGGCCGGAGACGATCTTGGGGATCAGGTCGCTCTTCGGCGCCACCGTGATGAGCGCGTCCAGGATCAGGCCGTCGGTGCGGCGGTCGGACTGCAACGTCGTCCAGGACCCGTCGTCGACCTTGTTGGTGAACGTCACCGACCCGGCATCGTCGGCGGCCGCGTTGCCGATCAACTGTTGCAGGGCAGCAACGGTTTTCGGATCAGTCACGACCGGTAGCAGCCACGCCACCGCGTCCAGCGGCAACGCTGCCCCCCGCCCGGCCGCCAATGCCTGCGCGCCGGCGCCATCGCGGTGCCCGGACTGCACCCGGACGTTGAAGGCATAGGCCTGCAGGGTGTCCCGGGTGGCCTGGTCGGTATCGGCGGGGATGTGGGAGTTCATCCCGCTCAGATACTGATCCGCCCGCGCCAGGGTGTCCTTCGAGACGACGATGCCCCGGTGCGCGGCCACCAGCAGCGCCTGGGTCGCCTGGATCGAGTTGAACGGATCCGACCGGTCGCCGTGCCGCCAGTACGGAAATCCGCCGTCATCGTTCTGCAGCGCCGTCAGTTTCGTCACGTCCCCGGCCACCAGGGCTTTCAGTGAATCGGCCGACGGCAGTCCCGGCGCCGAGAACGCTGTGAGCACGTCACCGAGGGAGCCGATCGCGATGATCTGACCGGCGAACGAGTCGGAGCTGTCGTAGTCGTAGTCGGCCAGGTAGCCGACGGCGTCCGTGAGCTGTTGCAGTGCAGTCGATGACGTGCTGATCTGCAGGCCACCGAACTGGCTGACGACGCCGGTCGGCGCAGTCACCCTCTGCAGCAGTGTCTCGCCGCTGCCGATCACGCCGTAGGACGCGAAGGTCTCCGTGGTGGTCGGCGTGTAGACGGGTAGGTCCACCGAGGCGGCATCGGCTGCGCTCCCGCTGACCGCGGCCACCCGGAGCTTGGCCGTGCCGGCCTGGTCCGCCGACACCGGGAAGAGAACCTCGACCCGGCCCTGCGCGGGCACCGTGACCCGCTGCCCGGCCGCGCTCCTGATCTCGAGGTTGGCCGCCTGGAGCACCACGTCGGTGGTCAGCGGCGCATCGGTCTGGTTCTGCAACAGGACCGGAAGCTCGAAGGTGTCGCCGAAGTTCAGAAAGCGCGGCGCCGAGGGTCGAACGGTCAGGGGCAGGGCCGCGGTGATGGTCGACTCGGCCGACCCGAACTGGTCGGTGCCCGCTACCGCGACCACCATCACCCGGTAGCGGGTGAGACTGTCCGGCAACGACAGCGCGATGGTGGCCTTCCCTCGGGCATCTGTGGTTGCCGACGGGACGAAAAGGGCCAGGGCGTCGAAGTTCTGGCGTTGGGCGATCGGCGCTGTGGGCGAGTCCGACAGGGCCTTCGCCTTCCCGACGCCCGAATTGGACGCTGCCGAGTCGGACGACTGGGCCGGAGCCCCCGGAGCCGCCGCCGGGGCGGGGGCGCCCGACGCCGCAGCGGCCGAGCTGGCCCGGGGGGGCTGCAGCCCCGACCGCTGCTGCGGCGATGGCGGGTCCGCCAACATCACCGTCGACCGTCCGTACACCGCTTCCAGATTGTCCGGCAGGTCCGGATAGAACGCCTGCAATGGGTCGGGTAGTTGGTCACCGCCCAGGGCCAGCACGGCCTCGTCGGCCACGACGAGCTCGAACTCGCTGCCCACCATCGGTTTTCCGCTCTGATCGGTCACCGTGACATCGATGGCGGTGGACCCTCCGGGAGTCACCGACTTCTGGCGGGGCACCGCGGTGACCTTCAGCGTGCGCGCCAGGGTGGAGACGGTGAGGCGGATCCGACCGGTCGCGTAGGCCGGACGCGGGATGCTGTCGGTGCCGCCGGCCGCCCGGGCAGCGGTGCCGACGACCTCGATCGAGGCGGTGATGCCCGGCAGCTCGGCCGCGGTGATCGGCACCTTCACCACCGCCGAACCGTTCGCCACCGAAAACGCGGTGGTGCTGACGATCCCGTGGTGGATCACGGTCAGCAGGCCGCTGCCGGACTTGATCGGGGACTGCACGAGCAACCGCGCCGACCCCCCCGGCTGGTAGACCTTCTGGTCCGGCACCAGGGTCAGCTGCTGTAGTTCGACCGAGTTGTCCACCGCCCCGTCGAGGCCGGCCACCCAGCGGGTCAGCTGCGACCGGCTGGTCCGTCCCATGTCGTCAGTGACGGTGGCGGTGATCCGGTAGGTACCGGCCGCCGCGGGGTGGAAGGTGCAGCTCACCGGCGCGGCGGCCGAGATGACCTGGCACGTAAGAGGATCGGACTCGGCGTCGACCGAGACACCATTCACCCACGACGTGGTGATCCTGGCCGCCCGCATCATGATGGTCCGGTCGGGGGCTGCGGCACCGTCGATCCCGGTCGCGATCGCCTGTACCACCAGGTCTTTGCCCTGCGTGATGAACGTGTTGTCGCTCGTCAGCCCGACGTAGTAGTCGGCCGGGTGCACCAGGAGATCGGTCGTGCCGGCGATCAACTGACGGTTCAGGTCGGTGACGGTGGCCTGCGCGGTCACGGTCACCGGGAGTCCGGCGAGATCCTTTCCCAGGTCACCGACCTTGACCTGCAGGTAGTGGTGACCGGCGGCGTCCGTCGTGCCGGAGAACTTGTCGACCGTCGAGGTGTCCGGCGTGGCCAGGCCGCAGCAGGGGCCGGTGAGACCGCCCGCAGCCGCACCAACGACGGTGCCACCGCTCGTGCCGGGGGCGTCGACCTGCCACCACGGCGTCCAGATCCCGAAGGTGTAGTCGCTCCAGCCCGGCGGCGCGTAGGTCGCGGCCGCCGTACGGACCTGCCAGGCCACCGGCGCCGCGGCCAGCGGGCCGCCCGCGTAGTAGGTGGCGTCCGCGGCGACCGTCAGATCGTCGCCGATGACGGACGGACCGGTGCTGTCATTGTGGGCGGCGACCTCGAAGTCCGGGGTACGGAAGTCCGCGATCTCGAACGGGTGCACAAAATCGTAGGGCTGGCCGCCCTGTGCAACACCGGCGCTCAGCTCGACCGACGCACTGCCGATGTTGGCACCGGCCGGGATCGCGACGGTCAGGTCGAAACCGCCGAGAGCACTGACATGTGCTGTGCCGTGGCCGATGTCGACGCCGTACGCATCCCGGACCGTGTAGGAGACGGCGCTCCGCGCGGCCGGCGGGGTCAGGACGGCGGTGATATCGCCGGCCTGCCGGCGTACCCAGCCCTTCACCGACACCGTCTCACCCGGCCGATACGTGGTCCGGTCATCGGTGACGAACCAGAGGAGCTGATCCGTGGTCGGCGCCCGGCCCCAGCTGCTGTTCCACATGGCCGAAGGCAGGAGTGCCGTCTGCGTTCCGCGGGTCGCCATCAGCGCGCCCGCGCCGCTCGAGGTGAGGGCGAGAGAGGCGATGCCGTCGGCGTCGGTCGTCGCCGCCTGCTGCGCGGACACCTTGCCGTCGCTGCCGAGGAGGCCGACGGTGACCCCCGCGAGTGGAGACCCGTCCCGCAGATCGGTGACCCAGGCCCGGAGGTTCGTCGGATCGTTCAGTGCGTCCAGACCGAGGGTGGTCGACTGCGCCCAGGTCATGGTGGGCACGTTCTGCCAGAAGTTGTCGCCCGGACTCCGGCGGTCGGTGGGTTCGACGAGGACCACCACGTTCCCCGTACCACCCGGCCGTGCCATCGCTGCCGACAGGTCGAGTTCGGTGGAGACCAGCTGCGTCTTGGACCCGCCGATGGGTACGACGCGGTCGAGCACCACCGGCCAGTTCGGGACGTCCAGCACGTCGTTCTGCGAGTAGTCCTTCTGCATCG is from Nakamurella sp. PAMC28650 and encodes:
- a CDS encoding mannosyltransferase, giving the protein MLRAPFTALVASRWAPWALLAVSLLSRAVVTLLGTDPFNMIDLKVYVEGARHLTDGTLYDFLSGASQLPFTYPPFSALVFEPLSWLPWVLTRVLWQVGMLVSIPVVIYLTLRLLGRAGRGASAPVEPLRGILVVGTALAFWLEPVSTTVGYGQINLFLAVLVLGAAVSARDWTTGAGIGLAAGIKLIPAVTGLYLILQRRFAALAWSVGFFLATIALMLAVIPHETWRYFTGLILDPSRTGAVFSAINQSWRGALSRFAGHDVSSAWLVACAVTVALGVWAAGCALRAGDRTASLLAVQFVGLLVSPISWSHHWIWVVPLLVWGVFGPVRAQRAVRALVILWCAATYSYLIPVLVVVQGKVPVDSRPGWQSWAGALYAVLGMITLAVIALVSRSRRHVAAPAAVIS
- a CDS encoding cytochrome P450; this translates as MTSALSPSVATLTADPHPSLARIRDAGPIGRVESIGGWMVVGHALAVQVMRDAVTFTVDDPRFTTGRVVGPSMLSTDGPEHARHRQPFLAPFTPRSSRAYFEDFVARESTRLLSLTAPTGSAEFRTALAAPLATACMQSALGLERIPVAELLGWYGDIVQAVADITAGAALPASGPAAYASLGAAVQSTIAEGKGFLREIACAAGDLSMAELLSNTAVLLFGGIETTEGMVSNLLLHLLSDADVMQSVRADPAQLDAVIEESLRLEPAAAVIDRYATADVSLGGVHMRRGDLVVVSLAGANRDPAVFADPDRFDPHRPNLGRQLSFAQGPHVCLGLHLARLQARRAALDVLALPGVALDVDRTTPPSGLVFRKPSAVWATWSV
- a CDS encoding oxidoreductase is translated as MSNPHWTADDIPDQTGRTVIVTGANSGLGLAATGDLARRGAQVILGVRNEARGRAAVAQILAAQPGAALQVRVVDLTDLDSVRTFAAGLHADGVVVDILINNAGVMMPPRSLSAQGNETQFAGNHLGHFALTGLILDLIGGTDPRVVTVSSTLHRRGSIHFDDLTGAQSYSPAAFYSQSKFANVLFGLELDRRLRAAGSPIRSLLAHPGYSATNLQTTGPTGLMKFAGRIGNLVMAQNVAMGALPELYAATAPDVAGGQFYGPDGRGETRGYPTIVQPTPAATDVATARRLWDVSEELTGVSFDLPVPSA
- a CDS encoding response regulator transcription factor, which produces MTVSILLVDDHPLVRTGMASLIQSTPDLLVVGVAAGGEEAVERAVELRPDIVLMDLSMPGIDGVEATRRVLASCPGTRIVVLTSFHDQNRVALALEAGAIGYLLKDSDPRGLLSGIRSAAQGHTPLDPRVASALLPAARTRPGDSLSVRERQVLTLITKGLSNRQIGRELGITERTVKVHTGHVFRRLGVADRTSAAMWARDNLPQ
- a CDS encoding sensor histidine kinase — encoded protein: MSVFEIEARPTWVGIAAARAEPPDPPLRRRRIFIQVIVGAVIVILAVALVGVVAARRLAEAEAVNDAAKTADLLAEAVVQPVLTDGLLTGDAAALAAIGKVIREQVLSTSIVRVKIWNPEGRILYSDEPLLIGQTFPLGADERDVLSNPKLRADVSDLQAPENIYEKASVKLLEVYRPVWTSSGRPMLFETYFRYDEVTARSGELWRGFAGITLSSLLVLVLLLLPIMWRLLDRLNRAQRQRESLLQRAVDASTQERRRIAGTLHDGVVQDLVATSFAVAGAAELAAAQGRPVLAADLRSAAGTVRTSIGGLRSLLVEIYPPNLASAGLPAALEDLAASLRSRGLDVSLDLAPDLGLEPVEDRLIYRVTQECLNNVAKHAAAQSVQVTSFAHGKSVILEIADDGVGFDVHQALAHPEEGHFGLRVLADVAADGGADLRLSSTPGAGTTWQLRLLRR